Proteins encoded within one genomic window of Triticum aestivum cultivar Chinese Spring chromosome 2D, IWGSC CS RefSeq v2.1, whole genome shotgun sequence:
- the LOC123049221 gene encoding CRIB domain-containing protein RIC7, translating into MSTKMKKGILRPFRYFSNIMDAKEQELQIGFPTDVKHVAHIGWDGPSVPNKEKEAGAPSWMKDYHSAPLDSASFRSDRGGSAASNPWASQEIVLDGAGLGDTSFGDTKSEAGGIDVTVGDSPPSPGSRRSRRNRSRGSDTSSMDVTTGSTEILEKKEKAKKGTRKNRKKDKDKAAEDSAGSTCQDLPAVPKKSNRRKNKGSSEGSGGASTKDGGGAPEVGTIPLTLVADEEKDHEL; encoded by the exons ATGAGCACAAAGATGAAGAAGGGGATCCTGAGGCCCTTCCGCTACTTCTCAAACATAATGG ATGCTAAGGAACAAGAATTGCAAATTGGTTTCCCAACGGATGTGAAACATGTGGCGCATATCGGATGGGATGGACCTAGTGTCCCAAACAAGGAGAAGGAGGCAGGAGCACCTAGTTGG ATGAAAGACTACCACTCAGCACCACTGGATTCAGCCTCGTTTAGGAGTGACAGGGGAGGTTCTGCTGCTTCTAACCCATGGGCTTCTCAAG AAATAGTTCTAGATGGAGCGGGCCTGGGAGATACCTCTTTTGGGGATACTAAAAGTGAAGCCGGTGGAATCGATGTCACTGTTGGTGACTCCCCTCCATCCCCGGGCTCCCGCCGGTCAAGGCGAAACCGCTCCCGGGGTTCTGACACCTCCTCTATGGATGTCACAACAGGAAGTACTGAGATcttggagaagaaggagaaggccaaGAAAGGCACCCGAAAGAATAGAAAGAAAGATAAGGACAAGGCAGCTGAGGACAGTGCCGGTTCCACCTGTCAGGACCTCCCCGCGGTGCCCAAGAAGTCCAACCGCAGAAAAAACAAAGGTAGCTCCGAAGGAAGTGGCGGTGCATCGACCAAGGATGGTGGAGGTGCACCAGAGGTGGGCACAATACCGCTAACTCTGGTGGCCGATGAAGAAAAGGATCACGAATTGTAA